A single genomic interval of SAR324 cluster bacterium harbors:
- a CDS encoding DUF1330 domain-containing protein: MSTVLSATVEMKDPEKFKEYSPKAIASMEPYGGKLMLRAKVEKVIHGPIPHQVIALFEFPDSAAIDSWYNSDEYKALISLRDEAAVIRFAVAESF, from the coding sequence ATGTCTACAGTATTATCAGCAACCGTTGAAATGAAAGATCCAGAGAAGTTTAAGGAGTATTCGCCCAAGGCAATCGCATCAATGGAGCCATACGGCGGCAAGTTGATGCTACGTGCAAAAGTCGAAAAAGTAATTCACGGCCCTATACCCCATCAAGTTATTGCATTATTTGAATTCCCTGACTCTGCAGCTATTGATTCTTGGTATAACTCTGATGAGTACAAGGCCCTCATTTCACTTCGTGATGAAGCTGCAGTCATTCGATTTGCTGTAGCAGAATCTTTCTGA
- a CDS encoding nuclear transport factor 2 family protein, producing MTAEETVLGGYAAFGQGNMEAFAKLFHPECKVIVNGKHALSGEYVGFDAFNEGNLSKLNTAYPGMGMDIEKVVSNDSDVVVFLKVTYQNSVARAVHHFVVKDGLLMEFNVHDDSQLAAEAIQI from the coding sequence GTGACAGCCGAGGAAACCGTCTTGGGAGGTTATGCCGCCTTCGGGCAGGGAAATATGGAAGCCTTTGCAAAGCTTTTCCATCCAGAATGCAAAGTCATTGTAAATGGTAAGCATGCTTTATCCGGCGAGTATGTTGGATTTGATGCGTTCAATGAAGGAAACTTATCCAAACTGAATACTGCCTATCCCGGCATGGGTATGGACATTGAGAAAGTCGTCTCGAATGACTCTGATGTAGTTGTGTTTCTCAAAGTCACTTATCAAAACTCAGTAGCTCGGGCGGTTCATCATTTTGTCGTAAAAGATGGATTGCTGATGGAGTTCAATGTCCATGATGATAGTCAATTAGCAGCTGAGGCGATTCAAATCTAA
- a CDS encoding DUF1326 domain-containing protein, translated as MTPWEIHGYEVANCNCAYGCPCQFNSLPTTGTCEAAVGFRIEKGFYGDVKLDGLTAGMTAKWPGPIHEGNGERQIIIDKKASPEQRTALEKILSGDDTEPMATIQWVINAMTSTHHETLYKSVQVNGNISERTGRVVVDGVFQVEAEPIKNPVTGDPHRVRIDNPNGFEFTIAEMASGTTKTSGGDIDLPNNDQTHSHMCEIHWNNSGVIRN; from the coding sequence ATGACCCCTTGGGAAATTCATGGCTATGAAGTAGCCAATTGCAATTGTGCTTATGGTTGTCCTTGTCAATTCAATTCACTTCCTACAACAGGAACATGTGAAGCCGCAGTGGGGTTTAGAATTGAGAAAGGGTTTTACGGTGATGTAAAACTTGATGGCTTAACTGCTGGAATGACAGCTAAGTGGCCCGGTCCCATTCATGAAGGAAATGGAGAAAGGCAGATCATAATTGACAAAAAAGCCTCACCCGAGCAACGCACTGCCTTAGAGAAAATACTCTCTGGTGATGACACAGAACCAATGGCCACAATTCAGTGGGTCATCAATGCAATGACTTCGACCCATCATGAAACGCTTTACAAGTCGGTCCAGGTTAATGGCAATATTAGCGAAAGAACTGGACGTGTAGTTGTTGATGGTGTTTTCCAAGTGGAGGCAGAACCAATCAAGAATCCTGTAACTGGTGATCCTCACAGAGTAAGAATTGATAATCCCAATGGTTTTGAATTCACTATCGCTGAAATGGCAAGTGGCACTACAAAGACCTCTGGAGGTGATATTGATCTACCTAATAACGATCAGACACACAGTCACATGTGTGAAATTCATTGGAACAATTCGGGAGTGATTCGAAACTAG
- a CDS encoding DUF2182 domain-containing protein → MSERTGIERLLARDRLIISMAMLAIFLIAAVYTLMGVGMSMSAVEMTFGASEMPMQDMSSRSSGSSMMETPSKDMLDGGMSSMMMPPVWSASYAALVFLMWWVMMIAMMLPSVTSIILLYSTLMRRSNHTQNPSILAVTFLGGYLAAWAFFSLLATLLQSVLELRGFVSPMMMSLTSQIIGAGVLIAAGLYQFTPVKESCLQHCQNPMKFLTEKRRPGYGGAFLMGVEHGAFCLGCCWFLMALLFVGGIMNLYWIIGLTMYVLLEKLIPTRNLINIGKIAGSLLILGGVGIIINGFVN, encoded by the coding sequence ATGAGTGAGCGTACTGGAATTGAGAGGCTACTAGCTAGAGATCGGCTAATCATCAGCATGGCAATGCTTGCAATTTTTCTGATTGCAGCTGTTTACACACTGATGGGGGTCGGTATGTCAATGTCCGCTGTAGAGATGACATTTGGTGCTAGTGAAATGCCCATGCAGGATATGTCCTCTCGTAGCTCAGGCTCATCAATGATGGAAACGCCTTCTAAAGACATGCTTGACGGTGGTATGTCTTCCATGATGATGCCACCGGTTTGGTCTGCTAGCTATGCAGCTTTGGTGTTTCTAATGTGGTGGGTCATGATGATTGCGATGATGCTGCCGAGTGTCACATCAATCATCTTGCTGTATTCCACTTTGATGAGACGCTCGAATCACACTCAGAATCCCTCCATTTTAGCAGTAACTTTCTTGGGAGGTTACCTCGCTGCTTGGGCATTTTTCAGCCTACTGGCAACTCTGCTACAATCAGTTCTGGAACTGAGAGGCTTTGTGTCTCCGATGATGATGTCACTGACAAGTCAGATCATTGGTGCAGGGGTGTTGATTGCAGCTGGGCTATATCAATTCACACCCGTGAAGGAATCTTGTCTGCAACACTGTCAAAATCCAATGAAATTTCTTACAGAGAAACGCCGACCAGGTTATGGAGGTGCTTTCCTGATGGGGGTTGAACATGGTGCATTTTGCCTCGGATGCTGCTGGTTTTTAATGGCACTCTTGTTCGTTGGAGGGATCATGAACCTCTACTGGATTATAGGCCTGACAATGTACGTGCTGCTTGAAAAGTTAATTCCTACTAGAAACTTAATCAATATCGGGAAAATTGCGGGAAGTCTACTGATCCTGGGTGGAGTGGGAATCATCATCAATGGCTTTGTGAACTAG